A single region of the Brassica rapa cultivar Chiifu-401-42 chromosome A03, CAAS_Brap_v3.01, whole genome shotgun sequence genome encodes:
- the LOC103861935 gene encoding ATPase 2, plasma membrane-type isoform X2, with protein sequence MSSLENIKNETVDLEKVPIEEVFQQLKCTKEGLTTQEGEARVQIFGLNKLEEKKESKILKFLGFMWNPLSWVMEAAAIMAIALANGDGRPPDWQDFVGIICLLVINSTISFIEENNAGNAAAALMAGLAPKTKVLRDGKWSEQEAAILVPGDIVSIKLGDIIPADARLLEGDPLKVDQSALTGESLPVTKHPGQGVFSGSTCKQGEIEAVVIATGVHTFFGKAAHLVDSTNQVGHFQKVLTAIGNFCICSIAIGMVIEILVMYPIQRRKYRDGIDNLLVLLIGGIPIAMPTVLSVTMAIGSHKLAQQGAITKRMTAIEEMAGMDVLCSDKTGTLTLNKLSVDKNLVEVFCKGVEKDQVLLFAAMASRIENQDAIDAAMVGMLADPKEARAGIREVHFLPFNPTDKRTALTYIDSSGNWHRVSKGAPEQILELCKASNDLSKRVLDIIEKYAERGLRSLAVSRQTVPEKTKESLGSRWEFVGLLPLFDPPRHDSAETIRRALHLGVNVKMITGDQLAIGKETGRRLGMGTNMYPSSALLGNHKDPALANIPVEDLIEQADGFAGVFPEHKYEIVKKLQERKHIVGMTGDGVNDAPALKKADIGIAVDDATDAARGASDIVLTEPGLSVIISAVLTSRAIFQRMKNYTIYAVSITIRIVLGFMLIALIWKFDFSAFMVLIIAILNDGTIMTISKDRVTPSPTPDSWKLREIFATGVVLGSYLAVMTVVFFWLANETDFFSNVFGVRSIKGNEHELMSALYLQVSIISQALIFVTRSRSWSFVERPGALLMIAFLIAQLVATLIAVYANWEFAEVRGIGWGWAGVIWLYSIITYFPLDILKFAIRYILSGKAWLNMTENRTALTTKKGFGKEEREAQWAVAQRTLHGLQPKEPVHIIPEQGTYRELSEIAEQAKRRAEIARLRELHTLKGHVESVAKLKGLDIETPGHYTV encoded by the exons ATGTCGAGTCTTGAGAATATCAAGAACGAGACTGTTGATCTG gagaAAGTTCCAATAGAGGAAGTTTTCCAGCAGCTAAAATGTACGAAGGAAGGTTTGACGACTCAGGAAGGGGAAGCCAGAGTTCAGATCTTTGGCTTGAACAAGCTCGAAGAGAAGAAG GAAAGCAAGATTCTCAAGTTTTTGGGGTTTATGTGGAATCCTCTTTCATGGGTCATGGAAGCTGCTGCGATCATGGCTATTGCTTTGGCCAACGGTGATGGTAGGCCTCCGGATTGGCAGGACTTTGTCGGTATCATATGTCTTCTCGTCATCAACTCTACCATCAGTTTCATCGAAGAGAACAACGCCGGTAACGCCGCTGCTGCTCTCATGGCCGGTCTTGCTCCTAAAACCAAG GTTCTTAGGGATGGGAAATGGAGTGAACAAGAAGCTGCTATTCTTGTCCCTGGAGATATCGTTAGCATTAAACTTGGAGACATCATCCCTGCTGATGCTCGTCTTCTCGAAGGTGATCCTTTAAAGGTTGACCAGTCTGCTCTTACCGGAGAGTCCCTCCCAGTGACCAAGCACCCTGGTCAAGGAGTTTTCTCTGGCTCAACCTGTAAACAAGGAGAGATCGAGGCCGTTGTTATCGCCACAGGTGTTCACACCTTCTTCGGTAAAGCTGCTCATCTTGTGGACAGCACAAACCAAGTTGGACATTTCCAGAAGGTTCTCACAGCCATTGGGAACTTTTGTATCTGTTCCATTGCCATCGGTATGGTGATTGAGATTCTCGTCATGTACCCTATCCAACGCCGAAAGTACAGAGACGGGATTGATAATCTCTTGGTCCTATTGATCGGTGGTATCCCTATTGCTATGCCTACGGTCTTGTCTGTCACCATGGCTATTGGCTCTCACAAGCTTGCTCAGCAAGGTGCCATCACCAAGCGTATGACTGCCATTGAGGAAATGGCTGGGATGGATGTGCTGTGCAGTGACAAAACCGGGACGCTAACTCTCAACAAACTGAGTGTAGATAAAAACTTAGTGGAGGTTTTCTGCAAGGGTGTGGAGAAAGACCAAGTTCTTTTGTTTGCGGCTATGGCTTCAAGAATTGAGAACCAGGACGCCATCGATGCAGCCATGGTTGGGATGCTTGCTGATCCAAAGGAGGCCCGAGCTGGAATTAGAGAAGTTCACTTCCTTCCGTTCAACCCTACTGATAAGAGAACTGCTTTGACTTACATCGACTCTAGCGGTAACTGGCACAGAGTCAGTAAAGGTGCTCCTGAGCAGATTCTTGAACTTTGTAAAGCCAGCAATGACCTTAGCAAGAGGGTGCTCGATATTATCGAAAAGTATGCCGAGCGTGGTCTTAGGTCGTTAGCTGTTTCTCGCCAG ACGGTGCCAGAGAAAACAAAGGAAAGCCTTGGTAGCCGATGGGAGTTTGTTGGCTTGTTGCCACTATTTGATCCCCCAAGACATGACAGTGCTGAAACCATTCGAAGGGCTTTGCATCTTGGTGTTAACGTCAAGATGATCACTG GTGACCAACTTGCTATTGGAAAGGAAACTGGTCGCAGACTTGGAATGGGAACAAACATGTACCCGTCCTCGGCTCTTCTCGGTAACCACAAGGACCCAGCACTTGCCAATATTCCTGTTGAGGACTTGATCGAACAGGCTGATGGTTTTGCTGGAGTCTTCCCAG AGCACAAATACGAAATCGTGAAGAAGTTGCAAGAGAGGAAGCATATTGTTGGAATGACTGGTGATGGTGTCAATGATGCTCCTGCTTTGAAGAAAGCTGATATTGGTATTGCTGTCGATGATGCTACGGACGCGGCTCGGGGTGCTTCAGATATCGTTCTCACTGAGCCTGGACTCAGCGTTATCATCAGTGCTGTCCTCACCAGCAGAGCTATTTTCCAGAGAATGAAGAACTATACTATATATGCGGTCTCAATCACAATCCGTATTGTGCTTGGTTTCATGCTTATTGCTTTGATATGGAAGTTTGACTTCTCAGCATTTATGGTTCTGATCATTGCCATTCTTAACGATG GTACCATCATGACAATTTCAAAGGACAGAGTCACGCCATCTCCCACACCTGACAGCTGGAAACTTAGAGAAATTTTTGCTACTGGGGTTGTGCTTGGAAGCTACCTAGCCGTCATGACTGTTGTTTTCTTCTGGTTGGCAAACGAGACAGACTTTTTCTCg AACGTGTTTGGTGTGAGGTCCATCAAGGGTAATGAGCACGAGTTAATGAGTGCATTGTATCTACAAGTTAGTATCATTAGTCAAGCTCTAATCTTCGTCACAAGATCAAGGAGTTGGTCGTTTGTTGAACGTCCTGGAGCGTTGCTGATGATTGCTTTCCTCATTGCACAACTG GTTGCCACTTTGATTGCGGTCTACGCCAACTGGGAGTTCGCAGAGGTTAGAGGTATTGGATGGGGATGGGCTGGAGTTATATGGCTATACAGTATTATAACATACTTCCCACTGGACATTCTCAAGTTTGCCATTCGCTACATCTTGAGTGGAAAGGCTTGGCTCAACATGACTGAGAACAGGACGGCTTTAACGACCAAGAAAGGTTTCGGAAAAGAAGAGAGGGAGGCTCAGTGGGCAGTTGCTCAGAGGACACTTCACGGTTTGCAGCCAAAAGAACCTGTTCACATCATTCCTGAGCAAGGAACTTACAGAGAATTGTCTGAGATTGCTGAGCAAGCCAAGAGAAGAGCTGAGATCGCTAG GCTTAGGGAGCTGCACACACTCAAGGGACATGTGGAATCAGTAGCGAAGCTAAAGGGTTTGGACATTGAAACTCCAGGACATTACACAGTGTAA
- the LOC103861935 gene encoding ATPase 2, plasma membrane-type isoform X1: MSSLENIKNETVDLEKVPIEEVFQQLKCTKEGLTTQEGEARVQIFGLNKLEEKKESKILKFLGFMWNPLSWVMEAAAIMAIALANGDGRPPDWQDFVGIICLLVINSTISFIEENNAGNAAAALMAGLAPKTKVLRDGKWSEQEAAILVPGDIVSIKLGDIIPADARLLEGDPLKVDQSALTGESLPVTKHPGQGVFSGSTCKQGEIEAVVIATGVHTFFGKAAHLVDSTNQVGHFQKVLTAIGNFCICSIAIGMVIEILVMYPIQRRKYRDGIDNLLVLLIGGIPIAMPTVLSVTMAIGSHKLAQQGAITKRMTAIEEMAGMDVLCSDKTGTLTLNKLSVDKNLVEVFCKGVEKDQVLLFAAMASRIENQDAIDAAMVGMLADPKEARAGIREVHFLPFNPTDKRTALTYIDSSGNWHRVSKGAPEQILELCKASNDLSKRVLDIIEKYAERGLRSLAVSRQTVPEKTKESLGSRWEFVGLLPLFDPPRHDSAETIRRALHLGVNVKMITGDQLAIGKETGRRLGMGTNMYPSSALLGNHKDPALANIPVEDLIEQADGFAGVFPGYYLLFIIMSMQRWLDTLDLSFFALDTAEHKYEIVKKLQERKHIVGMTGDGVNDAPALKKADIGIAVDDATDAARGASDIVLTEPGLSVIISAVLTSRAIFQRMKNYTIYAVSITIRIVLGFMLIALIWKFDFSAFMVLIIAILNDGTIMTISKDRVTPSPTPDSWKLREIFATGVVLGSYLAVMTVVFFWLANETDFFSNVFGVRSIKGNEHELMSALYLQVSIISQALIFVTRSRSWSFVERPGALLMIAFLIAQLVATLIAVYANWEFAEVRGIGWGWAGVIWLYSIITYFPLDILKFAIRYILSGKAWLNMTENRTALTTKKGFGKEEREAQWAVAQRTLHGLQPKEPVHIIPEQGTYRELSEIAEQAKRRAEIARLRELHTLKGHVESVAKLKGLDIETPGHYTV; the protein is encoded by the exons ATGTCGAGTCTTGAGAATATCAAGAACGAGACTGTTGATCTG gagaAAGTTCCAATAGAGGAAGTTTTCCAGCAGCTAAAATGTACGAAGGAAGGTTTGACGACTCAGGAAGGGGAAGCCAGAGTTCAGATCTTTGGCTTGAACAAGCTCGAAGAGAAGAAG GAAAGCAAGATTCTCAAGTTTTTGGGGTTTATGTGGAATCCTCTTTCATGGGTCATGGAAGCTGCTGCGATCATGGCTATTGCTTTGGCCAACGGTGATGGTAGGCCTCCGGATTGGCAGGACTTTGTCGGTATCATATGTCTTCTCGTCATCAACTCTACCATCAGTTTCATCGAAGAGAACAACGCCGGTAACGCCGCTGCTGCTCTCATGGCCGGTCTTGCTCCTAAAACCAAG GTTCTTAGGGATGGGAAATGGAGTGAACAAGAAGCTGCTATTCTTGTCCCTGGAGATATCGTTAGCATTAAACTTGGAGACATCATCCCTGCTGATGCTCGTCTTCTCGAAGGTGATCCTTTAAAGGTTGACCAGTCTGCTCTTACCGGAGAGTCCCTCCCAGTGACCAAGCACCCTGGTCAAGGAGTTTTCTCTGGCTCAACCTGTAAACAAGGAGAGATCGAGGCCGTTGTTATCGCCACAGGTGTTCACACCTTCTTCGGTAAAGCTGCTCATCTTGTGGACAGCACAAACCAAGTTGGACATTTCCAGAAGGTTCTCACAGCCATTGGGAACTTTTGTATCTGTTCCATTGCCATCGGTATGGTGATTGAGATTCTCGTCATGTACCCTATCCAACGCCGAAAGTACAGAGACGGGATTGATAATCTCTTGGTCCTATTGATCGGTGGTATCCCTATTGCTATGCCTACGGTCTTGTCTGTCACCATGGCTATTGGCTCTCACAAGCTTGCTCAGCAAGGTGCCATCACCAAGCGTATGACTGCCATTGAGGAAATGGCTGGGATGGATGTGCTGTGCAGTGACAAAACCGGGACGCTAACTCTCAACAAACTGAGTGTAGATAAAAACTTAGTGGAGGTTTTCTGCAAGGGTGTGGAGAAAGACCAAGTTCTTTTGTTTGCGGCTATGGCTTCAAGAATTGAGAACCAGGACGCCATCGATGCAGCCATGGTTGGGATGCTTGCTGATCCAAAGGAGGCCCGAGCTGGAATTAGAGAAGTTCACTTCCTTCCGTTCAACCCTACTGATAAGAGAACTGCTTTGACTTACATCGACTCTAGCGGTAACTGGCACAGAGTCAGTAAAGGTGCTCCTGAGCAGATTCTTGAACTTTGTAAAGCCAGCAATGACCTTAGCAAGAGGGTGCTCGATATTATCGAAAAGTATGCCGAGCGTGGTCTTAGGTCGTTAGCTGTTTCTCGCCAG ACGGTGCCAGAGAAAACAAAGGAAAGCCTTGGTAGCCGATGGGAGTTTGTTGGCTTGTTGCCACTATTTGATCCCCCAAGACATGACAGTGCTGAAACCATTCGAAGGGCTTTGCATCTTGGTGTTAACGTCAAGATGATCACTG GTGACCAACTTGCTATTGGAAAGGAAACTGGTCGCAGACTTGGAATGGGAACAAACATGTACCCGTCCTCGGCTCTTCTCGGTAACCACAAGGACCCAGCACTTGCCAATATTCCTGTTGAGGACTTGATCGAACAGGCTGATGGTTTTGCTGGAGTCTTCCCAGgttattatcttttatttataattatgtcAATGCAAAGGTGGTTGGATACCTTAGATCTAAGCTTCTTTGCTTTGGACACTGCAGAGCACAAATACGAAATCGTGAAGAAGTTGCAAGAGAGGAAGCATATTGTTGGAATGACTGGTGATGGTGTCAATGATGCTCCTGCTTTGAAGAAAGCTGATATTGGTATTGCTGTCGATGATGCTACGGACGCGGCTCGGGGTGCTTCAGATATCGTTCTCACTGAGCCTGGACTCAGCGTTATCATCAGTGCTGTCCTCACCAGCAGAGCTATTTTCCAGAGAATGAAGAACTATACTATATATGCGGTCTCAATCACAATCCGTATTGTGCTTGGTTTCATGCTTATTGCTTTGATATGGAAGTTTGACTTCTCAGCATTTATGGTTCTGATCATTGCCATTCTTAACGATG GTACCATCATGACAATTTCAAAGGACAGAGTCACGCCATCTCCCACACCTGACAGCTGGAAACTTAGAGAAATTTTTGCTACTGGGGTTGTGCTTGGAAGCTACCTAGCCGTCATGACTGTTGTTTTCTTCTGGTTGGCAAACGAGACAGACTTTTTCTCg AACGTGTTTGGTGTGAGGTCCATCAAGGGTAATGAGCACGAGTTAATGAGTGCATTGTATCTACAAGTTAGTATCATTAGTCAAGCTCTAATCTTCGTCACAAGATCAAGGAGTTGGTCGTTTGTTGAACGTCCTGGAGCGTTGCTGATGATTGCTTTCCTCATTGCACAACTG GTTGCCACTTTGATTGCGGTCTACGCCAACTGGGAGTTCGCAGAGGTTAGAGGTATTGGATGGGGATGGGCTGGAGTTATATGGCTATACAGTATTATAACATACTTCCCACTGGACATTCTCAAGTTTGCCATTCGCTACATCTTGAGTGGAAAGGCTTGGCTCAACATGACTGAGAACAGGACGGCTTTAACGACCAAGAAAGGTTTCGGAAAAGAAGAGAGGGAGGCTCAGTGGGCAGTTGCTCAGAGGACACTTCACGGTTTGCAGCCAAAAGAACCTGTTCACATCATTCCTGAGCAAGGAACTTACAGAGAATTGTCTGAGATTGCTGAGCAAGCCAAGAGAAGAGCTGAGATCGCTAG GCTTAGGGAGCTGCACACACTCAAGGGACATGTGGAATCAGTAGCGAAGCTAAAGGGTTTGGACATTGAAACTCCAGGACATTACACAGTGTAA